TTAGGGATGCAAGCTATCCAGGCTCTCACACCCTCTAACCCCTGGGATATACTGATGTATGTCTTTCCAGTTAGGGTCAACTTGTCTTTGTGTTCCAGATTGTGGCATTTGCCCAGCTATAAAAGAGGATGTTCGTCTATTTTTAAATGGAACCTCAGAGGAGTATGTTGAGTACGTGAAACAATACAAAGATGACCCTGTAATACTGGAAAATACTGCAAAAATCAAGCAATGTGTCGATAGCACCTTGACAGAGGAAGACAAGATACATGCAACTACTTTCATAGTGAGTATCTATGTGTCTGGTTAGAGGCAGGGCTTGTGCTCTTACACACCACGGAAGCTTCACTGATCATCAAGAAATGTGACACACCGGATTGAGGATGTcaggaggatggggcaggaaggaacTCTCAGACTGCCTGAGCCGGCACTGGCTGCTC
This Mus musculus strain C57BL/6J chromosome 7, GRCm38.p6 C57BL/6J DNA region includes the following protein-coding sequences:
- the Scgb1b7 gene encoding androgen-binding protein-like precursor, whose amino-acid sequence is MKLAGAVVILGAALLLLTSGGDCGICPAIKEDVRLFLNGTSEEYVEYVKQYKDDPVILENTAKIKQCVDSTLTEEDKIHATTFIEKIEASPLC